Proteins co-encoded in one Halorussus lipolyticus genomic window:
- a CDS encoding translation initiation factor IF-2 subunit beta yields the protein MESYDDHLERAMDEAPEIQGNGDRFDVPEADVRQEGNVTVYENFQDTLDRLGRDEDHVLKFLQDELGTSAHIDESGRARLTGEFGQRRIEDAIEEYTDEYVLCPECGLPDTRLEREQGAVLLRCEACGARSPTGS from the coding sequence ATGGAGAGTTACGACGACCACCTCGAACGGGCGATGGACGAAGCGCCCGAGATTCAAGGGAACGGCGACCGGTTCGACGTGCCCGAGGCCGACGTGCGCCAAGAGGGGAACGTCACCGTCTACGAGAACTTTCAGGACACCCTCGACCGACTCGGCAGGGACGAGGACCACGTACTGAAGTTTCTGCAAGACGAACTCGGCACGAGCGCCCACATCGACGAGAGCGGACGCGCCCGACTGACCGGCGAGTTCGGACAGCGCCGCATCGAGGACGCCATCGAGGAGTACACCGACGAGTACGTCCTCTGTCCAGAGTGTGGACTCCCGGACACGCGACTCGAACGAGAACAGGGTGCGGTGTTGCTTCGGTGCGAGGCGTGCGGCGCGCGCTCGCCGACCGGGAGCTAA